The nucleotide sequence ACGCTGCACACCGATGCCTCGGTCATGCCCCGGACCAAGCTCGCCTGGTCAGCTTGGAACTATTCGCTCGCCCGCGACGCCACCGGCCGCCTCGAGCCCATGACCATCTACTGGATGAACCGCCTGCAGGGAGTCTCCGAACGGGAAAACTACTTCGTCTCCATCAACCGGCCCGATCGCATCGCGCCCGATCGCATCCTCAAGACCATCTCCTACGAGCATCCGCTCTTCACCCTCGGGGCGGTCCGGGCCCAAACCGAGATCCCCGCCCTCAACGCGGCCGCCCGCGGCACCACGGAGACCTATTTTTGCGGCGCCTGGACCCGCTATGGCTTCCACGAGGACGGTTTCCTCTCGGCCGTGAACCTGTCCGGGCTCCTGTTGGCGCGGGATCCCTGGACCGGGTGAGACGCTTGTCCCCGAGCCGGTTAAGTGTATCGTAGTCAGAATCTCCTGCATCTGTTTGCCGGAACCGCCCGTAATCCTTCCTCGGTGAATTCCTGTCTCTACGAGTGCCATGTCATGCACGCCCGTTTTGCGCCCAAGGCGCACCGGTTCGTGTATCGCATTTTCCTCTTCGCCTTCGACCTCGACGAGCTCGACACCCTCCACCGCAAGCTGCGCCTGTTCTCCTGGAACCACCGCAACCTCTATTCCTTCCGCGACACCGATTTCCTCCCTACCGGTGAAAAACTGCATAACCCCGGTGGCGAACAACCCGCGGCCGCGATCAACCCGCCCACCCCCGCCGCCAGCGTGGCCCGCACCCTGAAGCAACGGGTGATCGCCCACCTCGCCACCCAAGGGGTCGATCTGACGGGTGGCCGCGTGCTGCTCGTCACCCTGCCTCGCGTGATGGGCTACCTCTTCAACCCCGTCTCGTTCTATTTCTGCTACGACCGCGCCGGCAGCCCCGTCGCCGCCCTCGCCGAGGTCACCAACACGTTCAAGGAAATGAAGCCCTACGTCCTCGGTCCGGATACCCGCCGTGACGGCGCCTTCACCTTGCGCGTCCCCAAGCATTTCTACGTCTCCCCGTTCAGTGACGTCGATGTCGCCTTCGACTTCACGCTCCGCGCCCCCGGCGAGCGTCTCGCCGTCCAGATCGACGACTACGTCGGCGCCCAGCGCACGCTGACCAGCACGCTCGCGGGCCCGCGTCAGCCGCTCACCGACGGACGCCTCGCCTGGTTCACGCTCAAATACCCGCTCATCACCCTGCGCGTGATCAGCCTTATCCACTGGCATGCTTTCCGCCTCTGGCTGAAAAAACTGCCTTGGTTCGCCAAGGCCGCCCGTGCCGCCGACCAGCGCGATCTTTATCGACCGCATGCCTCGCTGGCGGTGCCGGTCCCGTCCGGCGCCATCCTTTCCTCCCCGTCCCTCGCCCCTTCGCCCAAAGCATGAGTTCCACCGCCTCCACCGCTTCCGCCTCCCTTTCCGCCCGCCCCGTCAGCTTCGCCGAGCGCGCCGTTCTCGCCTCTTTCGCCGCCCTGCCGCTCGGCCGCCTGCAGCTGGACCTCCCCGACGGCTCCGTCCGCATCTTCGGCGACCCCGCCCTGGCCACCGCCGACCTGGCCCCCCACGTCACCAACCACGCCTCCCTCCGCGTGCGCCGACCGGCTTTCTTCAAAAAGTGCCTGCTCCACGGCGACATCGGTTTTGCCGAATCGTTTATCGACGGAGACTGGGAAACCCCCGACCTCACCGCCGTGGTCGCGTGGTTCGTGCTGAACCACCGCCAGGCTCCTACCCTGTCCGGCTCCCATCACGCCCGCTCGCTC is from Lacunisphaera limnophila and encodes:
- a CDS encoding DUF1365 domain-containing protein yields the protein MNSCLYECHVMHARFAPKAHRFVYRIFLFAFDLDELDTLHRKLRLFSWNHRNLYSFRDTDFLPTGEKLHNPGGEQPAAAINPPTPAASVARTLKQRVIAHLATQGVDLTGGRVLLVTLPRVMGYLFNPVSFYFCYDRAGSPVAALAEVTNTFKEMKPYVLGPDTRRDGAFTLRVPKHFYVSPFSDVDVAFDFTLRAPGERLAVQIDDYVGAQRTLTSTLAGPRQPLTDGRLAWFTLKYPLITLRVISLIHWHAFRLWLKKLPWFAKAARAADQRDLYRPHASLAVPVPSGAILSSPSLAPSPKA